Genomic DNA from Osmia lignaria lignaria isolate PbOS001 chromosome 6, iyOsmLign1, whole genome shotgun sequence:
aaatttacaacaCAATACAattcaattaaacataaattaaatatataaataattaagcaGGTAGCCAATGCCGTATATTTGAAGCCTCCCAAGTGCCTTGGTACGGCATTTGTGAAGTTTGATGTCCCGGAATATCTTCAATAACATAACGATCGTTTCTAAGAACTTTCAATATCACGTAAGGGCCTTTAAACCGTGGCGTTAATTTATGACATATACCAGGTGTACAATCAAAATTTCGAATCATTACTTTATCGCCCTTTTCATACTTTGTAGGTATTTTATGTTTCTTATTGTattgattttgatttttaaacTGAGTTTTCTGAATACGTTTTTCTGTAACGTCGCGTATTTTCGCCAAATCCCTGGTTTCAACAATAAAATCGTTTCTTTCGAAATAACTTCttaaattatcattaacatTTCCTTTTTGTTTCACACCATACAAAAGCATACTAGGACATTCCCCTGTCGATCGATTAACGGTATTATTACAAGCATATTCTACGTCATCAAGAacatcataccattgaacttttctTTCATCACTTAATTTGGCAATAATCGGTAATATAGTACGATTCATTCGTTCAGCTTGACCATTTGCTTGTGGCGACGCAGTAGCTACTTTTATATGTTGTATATCACACTCTTTCATGAAATCCGCAAACTCTCGGGAAGTGAAACAACTTCCTCTATCAGACACAATCCGCATAGGTTTACTGTACGTTGTAAAGTATAGTTTTAGATATTTGATTACTTCTACAGTATTAGTACTTTTCGTCGCGTATAACTTAATGTACTTCGTAAAACCATCTACAACTAAAAATATATAACGTTTCTTAGCGGACTTCGATTTTGATAGTGGTCCTAAATGATCAACATGTAATGTGTCAAAAGGTTTATTTCCCTTTGGAATGCTATGTAGCGTACCTTCCGGTTTGCCCGCAGTTGGTGAAAACGCAATACACTTCAGGCAAGTTTTAATGTaatcattaatttttactttcatgcTTGGAAACCAATAACTGCCTAAAATGTTTTGCATTGTCTTTTCCACTCCAACGTGACCAATCTCATCATGATATTTACGTATGACATTATTTTGCATAATCGAAGgaacataaaataaaagttgATCATTGCGTTTTCGGTACACCACACCATTCCGCATCTCGTAATACTTGTCTTCACTTTCACCTAACAGTTCACGTAATTTTACAATAGTTTCGTCTTCATCCTGACAGAGAACAAGATTTTTATCAAACGAATTATCTTCTATTACTAAAATTTGTCTACTCAATGCATCAACATGTGCCATTCTAGAGCCTACCCTATGTTCAAGTGTATAATCGTATCTTTGCATTTCAAGGACCCAATGTGCGATCTTAGGGTTGGTTTCCTTTTTATTAAGGGTTAAACTTAACGCTTGGCAGTCTGTTATAATCTTAAACTTTAACCCGATTAAATATATCCGAAAACGACGTAAGGCATAAATAATAGCTAATGTTTCTAATTCAAATGAATGATATCTTGACTCTGTGTCAGTTGttcttttagaaaaataaaaaacaggaTGAAACTTGCGATCAGCCTTTCGCTGCATCAAAATTGCACCAAAACCCATAGCACTCACATCACAGTGTAGCTCAGTTTCAGCCTGCGGTGAATAAATACTTAAAATCGGTGCGTTTACTAAAGAAAGTTTGAGTTTTTCATAAGTTTGCATTTCATCCTCTCCGAATTTAAAATCTACGTTTTTGCGCGTAAGATCATATAAAGGTTTGGCAATAAGCGAAAAGTTTTCGATGAACTTCCGAAAATAGGAACATAAACCTAAAAAGCTTTGGACCTCTTTAACGTTTTTGGGAATCGGAAATCTTTTCACTGCCTTGATTCCTCTTTCTGTCGGACTAACACCTTCAGCCGAAATTGTATATCCTAGGTAATCTAATGTTGTCtgaagaaatttacatttatctaaCCTCAATTGTAATCTGTTCTCAACAAACAACAAAAATACttttttaagaattttcaaGTGGTATTCTATTGTTGTAGTAGCTATTAAAAAGTCATCTAAATAAACTGACACATCACCAGTATCAATCAAATCTTTAAATATTTTCGTAATATAACGCTGAAATTTGAGAGGTGCTccttttaaaccaaatggcatttTAAGATATTCATATTGCCCTAATGGTGTAACAAAGGACGTATATTTTATTGAATCTGGGTGCATGCTAATGTGAAAAAAGCCATCTTTTAAATCCAACGTTGTGAAATACTTTTTCCCGGACAAAACATTCAACTGATCTTCAATCAAAGGTAACGGAAAATTGTCTCTCACAGTAACCTTATTTAAAACTCGAAAATCGATACACATACGTATCTCACcagttttctttcttaataacACAATTGGTGAAGCATATTCTGATGTGCTTTCTCGTATAACTTTTTTCTCAAGTAATGTATCTATAATTTCTTTAAGTTGAGTTTTTTCGGTGTACGAAAGTCTTCGCGGTGTGCAATGGAAAGGTTTTTCGTCCGATAATACAAGTTTCATTACATTTTCTACTTTAGGTTTTTCCGGTCTTTCTGGTaatacataattttctacaaaaatttcTCTGgcacattctttaatttcatttgGCAAATCTTCGTTTAAATTCATCATATTTTgcttttctaaattcttaatttccGAATCTACCTCTATATTCATAATTTCCTGAACTTCACGACACATTAATGTTAGGTTAGCAGTTTTCATAAAGTCTCGTCCTAAAATTATTCCTCTACGCATAGTTTTGTTTGTAACAACatataaagttatattattttcaaaatcgtTAAGAGCAACATGAGCATCAACCGTTCCCAAAATTTCTAATGGACTATTATTTATACCACTGAACTGAGCCGTCGGTACATTGGCTTTCCACACCCCCTCAGGTAAAagattttgtttaataaaactAATAAAACTACCTGAATCTAGCAAAGCAGGAACCGATATACAAAATTCATTGTTCTCACTTTAACGTAATCTCACGGTGCGCTAGAACTCGTCGTCTTCTTCACGTTGCACAACTACGTAGTTGACCTCTTCAGCTGACGTCTTTAATTTGCTGCATTCTGTCGCACGATGCCCAAATTTGCCACATGTATAGCAggatcctctttctctcttcggtTTCGGGCAGTTCTTAGCAAAATGTCCCACGGAGCTACAATTGTAACAGCGAAGTGGAGTCGGAGTGTCCTTTTGAGGTGTTGCAGTGCCCGTTTGCTCCTTCACAATTTTGCCAGTTCTTCTTGCTGCTATAGAAATCTCATTCTGCTGTACGAACTTGCGTCGAGCTGTCTCACAAGGTAATGATACTTTTGCGAATGCCTTTAAAAGAGCGTCGGTGGACTGGAAGCATTGTATACGAGCCTGAGTTCGAAAGCTTTCATTAGGAATTCCATCTATAACATAATCGATTAGTTCTTCTTGAGGAATAGGAACCCTGTTTCCTAACattattttatcatgtagataaTCGGCAAATATTTCGTCTGGCGTCCATTTCCTAGTTTCGAATTCGCGTCGTAAAGTTAAACTGTTTACTCGTTGCCCAAACATTTTCTTAATTTCACTCAACAGCTGTTCATAGTTCATTTCGATACAATCACTTCGCGAATGATACCATTTAAGGGCTTTTCCTGACAATTTGCTGCACAACAATGCTTTAGCAGCGCAATCGTCAAGAGAGTAACTACAGATCAATTGTCTTACTTGTTTTTCCCAAATATTATAATCATAAGAGTTACCGTCGTAATTTCCAATCATTTCCTTAACATCTTTCCATTTCATCAAATTGGAATGCGTTGGTGCAAGACTATTTTCTCGCGGCATAACTCGTAACATTTCTAATTCTCTTCTAAGTAACTGATTCTCACGTTCAGTCACATCTCTCTCTCTTCGTAACAATTCCACCTCAGACAATTGTGAATTCGATGGTGCTGATTGACTAATAAAATCGATTGGCCTCTCACCTAATTGCTGGTGTTCTACGACAGATTCTGGTCTTCGTTCATTTTCTTCTCGTCCCACAACTGTTACCATCATTAAATCGGCTGGATTAATCCCTGCTTCCAACAAGCGATTTATTAATTCAGCTTTGGTGCCTGTCGTGGGCAAGTTCATTCCACGTAGCTTCTCTTTCAAATCAGCAACCGATAATTTCGAATTCATCTTTTAAATCACTTTTTAAACTTCGTGCTTCTCAACTGATAATTTCCccgtaaaatttcttttatccgTAACGTAAAACTTTTTCAATGTTCACATAAACTCGCATAAGACACGTAGAGTTACAATAAGTCTTTAATTCACATAGAATCACTCAAACTAACACATTAACTGTACCATAAACTAAACCATAAACTGAACCATAAAGcaaatcataaataatttcacatAAACTGATTCTGATTCTGATCCCACTTCTGAAAAATTGTAGACTTTATTCGTCAACAGTTAAATCGTGAATGATCTGTTTTACAACATCTTTTGTTAATAACATTCGTTGTCATGAATCCGCAGGGACAGTCATATTAATATAGTGGCCCTCGCACCACTCTTACAATATTGAGGGAGCCTTCGATAACACCTCATATCAAACAATACGGGAAGCACTAATATACCGTAACATCCCCGAAACCTTGCTGGATTGGATCCAAAGCATGTTGAACGGCAGAAAAGTGATGGTCAATCACAATGACATCACGGTTCACGGCAGACCTACCAGGGGCTGCCCACAGGGTGGAGTACCATCCCCACTCCTGTGGTGCCTAGTAATAGACGAACTCCTGATAAGTCTACAAACAGCAGGCTTCCTCATCTTCGGATACGCAGATGACATTGCCGTTCTGATCAGAGGGAGCTTCCTATCCATCCTTAAGGAGCGCATGACAGAAGCACTTAAGATCATTCAAAACTGGTGTGAAGCCAAGGGACTAACGGTAAATCCCTCAAAAACCTCGGCTATAATCTTCACCAGAAAGTACAAACCGGAACCCATTGACTGTCTGAATCTGTGGGGTAAGGATCTTCCATACACTTCCTTGGTAAAGTACCTGGGAGTATATCTTGACTCCAAACTCAGCTGAAAGATGCACCTTGATATAAAGAGGAAAAACCTTTACACATCCCTATGGGCATGCAGAAGGGCTCTAGGAAAGACCTGGGGCTTCAAGCCCAGCATTGCCTTATGGGTTTACAAAGCCATCCTACTACCGCGACTAACCTATGCCGCGATAGTATGGTGGCCcagaacaaagaaaaaagaaacagggaACCTACTAAAAAGCCTCCAGGGAAGTTATCTGAGAGCTATTGCAGGTTCCATGAGAACCACACCCACAGCCGCACTGGAAGTGGCCTTAGGGTGTCCCCCCCTTGAGCACGTCATAACTAACGTCGCCAAACTCTCAGCATACAGACTACAATGTCTGGGGGAGTGGAAGAGCACCGGTAACGGGCACACGGCACTGGAGTTCTTACACAAACCCCCATTCACATTTACGCAAGATAGAATCCCCAGGAAGTACCAGCTACAAAGCACCTTCAAGGTCCTTATACCAGCTAGGAACGACTGGAAGGAACCGGGATTTCCGAACAACCTGGGCACTGACATCTGGTACACGGATGGCTCAGGAAACAACAACCGCTTCGGAGCAGGTTTCTGTGGCCCGAGGATGAGACACAGTACTAGCTTCTCTCTGGGGGAACTAGCCACGGTCTTCCAAGCTGAGGTTCTAGCAATCTCAGAATGCGCAAAACTACAGATCTCATTAGGAGTTAAGTACAGAAAGATCTGCATATGCTCAGACAGCAGAGCGGCGATAAACGCCCTTGCAACGATCAGCACGGAATCTTCCACCGTCTGGGAAGGCATGCAGGCATTATCACAACTCAGCAAGCTGAACAAAATCACCCTCATATGGACCCCTGGACACCAAGGTGTACAGGGCAATGAGATAGCCGATGGTCTGGCAAAACTAGGCACCCTTGAGAGCCCGGTTCAACAGATAGTCGGTGTCCCCTTTGTCCTTGGGAAAAAACACATCAAGGAGAGCCTGGAAAGGCAACACCTAACCTCCTGGACGGAAGCAACGGGCTGCCGCCAGGTAAAACTCTTGATACAACAACCATCAGCCAGCAGAACCAAGGAGCTCTTGGCCATCAGCAGAAAAAAAATAAGGACCTGTATAGGCCTCCTCACCGGCCACATAACACTAAGGGCACATTTACACAAACTCGACCGAGCTGAGCAAATAAATTGCCGGCTATGtggagaagagaaagaggacAGCATACATATACTATGCCGATGTCCTGTCCTAGCTCTGAAAAGATACAGAATCTGGGGTAAGATGTTCCTACGACACAGTGATCTAAAGGGTGCTAAGATGAGCAACCTCTGCGGCCTGCTAGCGAATGCCGAGCTGGGCCTTATCGAATGAACCCAATTGACCAGCGGGATGTCACAAAAGAACTCTTAGATCTAGGTGACTTTAGGGTATCCCATTTTCCCACCCGCTACttttactactactactactactactactagattagatatgtaatattacgtttaataacaatgtcgatattactatatctacatgagatataatgtaatatacattaataagcaatgtcattattactatatgtacatgagatataatctaatatacatttaataacaatggcattattactgtatctacacgagatataatataatatacatttagtaggaatatcattattggcatatctacatttgataagtaatatatacttaataacaatgttattattaccatgtctacatgagatataatctaatatacatttaataacagtggcattattactatatctacacgagatataatgtaatatacatttaataggaatatcattattggcatatctacattagatatgtaatatacatgtaataacaatgttattattactatgtttacacgagatataatataatatacatttagtaggaatatcattattggcatatctacatttgataagtaatatatacttaataacaatgttattattaccatgtctacatgaggtataatgtaatatacatttagtaacaatgtcattattactatatgtacatgagatataatgtaatatacatttattaacaatgtcattattactatatgtacatgagatataatgtaatatacatttaataacagtgtcattaatactatatctacatgagttataatgtaatatacattaataagtgttacgttgcgcgttgcgtgagcgcgcaacgtaaaagaaaaattactttattcttatttttgggcgatgagaaaggtatcgctgccaccagttctgaccgcgtattacgcggaagcgtcctctacggtcagaacaaaattaaaagacggaaaatttagatagtgtttatttccgttgggttcgtcagtgctctgggtcccatacgggtccctccttgaaaccttgtgttggggtgcgtgattttgaaatgtaaaatgataaaggaaatgatgcaaaatggaatttgaaagaaatgttaaagcaatttagtgtgcaaaaagaaagtagtttaattcaaaaataactattgaagctaacagaactgaattttgcaa
This window encodes:
- the LOC117601763 gene encoding uncharacterized protein LOC117601763, encoding MHLDIKRKNLYTSLWACRRALGKTWGFKPSIALWVYKAILLPRLTYAAIVWWPRTKKKETGNLLKSLQGSYLRAIAGSMRTTPTAALEVALGCPPLEHVITNVAKLSAYRLQCLGEWKSTGNGHTALEFLHKPPFTFTQDRIPRKYQLQSTFKVLIPARNDWKEPGFPNNLGTDIWYTDGSGNNNRFGAGFCGPRMRHSTSFSLGELATVFQAEVLAISECAKLQISLGVKYRKICICSDSRAAINALATISTESSTVWEGMQALSQLSKLNKITLIWTPGHQGVQGNEIADGLAKLGTLESPVQQIVGVPFVLGKKHIKESLERQHLTSWTEATGCRQVKLLIQQPSASRTKELLAISRKKIRTCIGLLTGHITLRAHLHKLDRAEQINCRLCGEEKEDSIHILCRCPVLALKRYRIWGKMFLRHSDLKGAKMSNLCGLLANAELGLIE